In Dioscorea cayenensis subsp. rotundata cultivar TDr96_F1 chromosome 13, TDr96_F1_v2_PseudoChromosome.rev07_lg8_w22 25.fasta, whole genome shotgun sequence, the sequence CtttaatgtgtgtgtgtatatatatattagacgGTCACTAGAGAAACACAAAACAGTAACCatggcttcttttcttctcctaCTTACAACCCTTCTCACCTCCactatcttcatcatcttcatctccatttctaacaaaaagaacaaaaccaGCAAAGCTCCATTACCACCAGGCCCAACAGGCTGGCCAATCGTCGGCAACCTCTTTCAACTCGGCTCCAAGCCACACGAAACACTACACGCCCTCTCCAAAATCTATGGCCCTCTTTATAGACTCAGGTTGGGCTCGGTCACCTTCGTTATGGCCAACTCCGCCGAAGTTGCCTCCCAGTTCCTCCGCACTCACGAC encodes:
- the LOC120274923 gene encoding flavonoid 3'-monooxygenase CYP75B137-like — translated: MASFLLLLTTLLTSTIFIIFISISNKKNKTSKAPLPPGPTGWPIVGNLFQLGSKPHETLHALSKIYGPLYRLRLGSVTFVMANSAEVASQFLRTHDANFSNRPPNTLGDHIGYNHKGPAFVPYGPRWRMIRRLSNTHLFSTKPLDDLRHVREEEVSLLV